In a single window of the Bacillus mycoides genome:
- a CDS encoding glycoside hydrolase, whose product MKKMIAICLLTTLSLSTLVGCDVKGNDALQESKIKKATYKDFTYDVNPETFTLTVEHDGVKEQASQPLPKMKVSNLKKNKDHTSWEYPDQKVKVNLEKKKDHLNIEVESTGAESFTWPKVQAENYTLPLWEGKQIPSNDENWKKFLKDDAYSFAESFSMKFFALNGSKYSIVYIANNMFNNELKFHSDPKIGFDFTHEFPSINKNKTYGFQLYVTNNDAVSIAKLYKDNIARKGEFKTLQEKARKNKEIEKLYGAAHFYFWNQNGLSESNVNWPKLREQINSPVFSHIKGLIQKNSSEPGELSVFEQVSKQDFIDKYQKNVILRYTNEVLSMKELYKEDIFPKVNQEASVLLKKGVDHLSKTELYSLNKHLLKSVLGDAVEEVSKWGKADGTDIIKEMKKVGIDKAWIGLPNWEQGFMQPNFVTEAKEMGYLVGPYDSYHSIHEKGDKNWNTASFNDPSLYEEATVTKKNGEKVQGFLGRGRKLNPTLSLPSVKERMNDILQNGPKYNSWFIDCDATGEIYDDYSTKHLTTQEQDLQARLQRMDYIAQEKGMVVGSEGGNDFASSTIAFAHGIETPVIKWDDEDMRKNKTSPYYVGGYWSPNQNVPEKYAKQVPLKEEYKQVYLNPVYSVPLYKLVYNDSVITTHHWEWGSLKVKDEVGNRMLYELLYNVPPLYHLDEVEWNKHKQEITQHLKVWNEVHEKAVKEEMTNFAYLSEDKLVQSASYGKDIKIIVNFSNDDVEIEKTKIKAKSALIYNNGKQMIYTPNEK is encoded by the coding sequence ATGAAAAAAATGATAGCGATATGTCTTCTTACAACATTGTCACTTTCGACTTTAGTCGGGTGTGATGTAAAAGGTAATGATGCTTTACAAGAGTCTAAAATAAAGAAAGCGACGTATAAAGATTTTACTTACGATGTAAATCCTGAGACTTTTACGTTAACTGTAGAACATGATGGTGTAAAAGAACAGGCATCACAACCGTTACCAAAAATGAAGGTATCGAATTTGAAAAAAAACAAGGATCATACATCATGGGAATATCCGGATCAAAAAGTAAAAGTAAATTTAGAAAAGAAAAAAGACCACTTAAATATTGAAGTGGAATCGACTGGTGCAGAAAGTTTTACATGGCCAAAAGTGCAAGCTGAAAATTATACACTTCCGTTATGGGAAGGTAAGCAAATTCCGAGTAATGATGAGAATTGGAAGAAGTTTTTAAAGGATGATGCATATTCATTTGCTGAATCATTTTCTATGAAGTTTTTTGCATTAAATGGTTCTAAATATTCGATCGTATATATTGCGAACAATATGTTTAATAATGAATTGAAATTTCATTCAGATCCGAAAATAGGGTTTGATTTTACACATGAATTCCCGAGTATAAATAAAAATAAAACATATGGATTTCAATTATATGTGACAAATAATGATGCAGTAAGTATCGCTAAACTGTATAAGGATAATATTGCTCGAAAAGGTGAATTTAAAACATTACAAGAAAAGGCAAGAAAAAATAAAGAAATCGAAAAACTTTACGGGGCAGCTCATTTTTACTTTTGGAATCAAAATGGTTTATCAGAAAGTAACGTGAATTGGCCGAAGCTAAGAGAGCAAATAAATAGCCCGGTGTTTAGTCATATAAAAGGGCTTATTCAAAAGAATAGTTCGGAGCCTGGAGAACTGAGTGTGTTTGAGCAAGTAAGTAAACAAGATTTCATTGATAAGTACCAAAAAAATGTTATTTTACGCTATACAAACGAAGTATTATCTATGAAGGAATTGTATAAAGAGGATATTTTCCCGAAAGTTAATCAGGAAGCTAGTGTGTTATTAAAGAAAGGTGTAGATCACTTATCGAAGACAGAGCTGTATAGCTTAAATAAACATTTATTAAAGTCAGTACTCGGTGATGCAGTTGAAGAAGTAAGTAAATGGGGTAAGGCAGATGGAACGGATATAATAAAGGAAATGAAAAAAGTAGGGATAGACAAAGCGTGGATTGGTCTACCGAACTGGGAACAAGGATTTATGCAGCCTAATTTCGTTACAGAAGCTAAGGAAATGGGATATTTAGTTGGTCCGTATGATTCTTACCATTCCATTCACGAAAAAGGTGATAAAAATTGGAACACAGCTTCCTTTAATGACCCATCGTTATATGAAGAAGCCACTGTAACGAAGAAAAATGGTGAGAAAGTGCAAGGGTTTTTAGGGAGAGGCCGAAAATTAAATCCGACATTATCACTTCCTAGTGTAAAAGAACGAATGAACGATATATTACAAAATGGCCCTAAATATAATTCATGGTTTATTGATTGTGACGCGACGGGCGAAATTTATGATGATTATTCAACAAAACATTTAACGACACAAGAACAAGATTTACAAGCAAGGTTGCAACGAATGGATTATATTGCGCAAGAAAAGGGTATGGTAGTTGGCTCAGAAGGCGGAAATGACTTTGCAAGTAGCACGATTGCATTTGCTCACGGCATTGAAACGCCTGTTATTAAATGGGACGATGAAGATATGAGGAAAAATAAAACAAGTCCGTATTATGTGGGCGGATATTGGTCACCGAATCAAAATGTTCCAGAAAAATATGCAAAACAAGTACCGTTAAAAGAAGAATATAAACAAGTATATTTAAATCCAGTATATTCGGTACCGTTATATAAATTAGTATACAATGATTCTGTAATTACAACGCACCACTGGGAATGGGGAAGTTTGAAAGTAAAAGATGAGGTAGGAAACCGAATGTTATATGAGTTATTGTATAATGTGCCTCCGTTGTACCATTTAGATGAAGTAGAGTGGAATAAGCATAAACAAGAAATTACGCAGCATCTGAAAGTTTGGAATGAAGTTCATGAAAAGGCAGTAAAAGAAGAAATGACGAACTTTGCATATTTGTCAGAAGATAAATTAGTCCAATCTGCTTCATATGGAAAAGATATTAAAATTATTGTGAATTTCTCTAATGATGATGTGGAAATAGAAAAAACGAAAATAAAAGCAAAATCAGCTTTAATTTATAATAATGGGAAGCAAATGATATACACACCAAATGAGAAATAA
- a CDS encoding DUF6366 family protein, whose amino-acid sequence MSSKESPEEKRERMRQSELKNNPTGSLNDGLNRVESGSPVDMTGGMNWKGTGILILVLVLGYIIYSYFFS is encoded by the coding sequence ATGAGTTCAAAAGAGTCACCAGAAGAAAAAAGAGAACGCATGAGACAAAGTGAATTGAAAAATAATCCTACCGGTTCTTTGAATGATGGACTCAACAGGGTGGAATCAGGTAGCCCTGTTGATATGACAGGTGGTATGAATTGGAAAGGTACAGGGATATTAATTTTAGTGCTAGTTTTAGGATATATTATATATAGTTACTTTTTCAGTTAA